From one Streptomyces sp. Q6 genomic stretch:
- a CDS encoding RNA polymerase sigma-70 factor, which yields MDSATEAFVAHRKLLFTVAYEMLGSAADAEDVLQEVWLRWTGVDFEEVRDPRAFLVRITTRQALTRLRTLRRRKESYVGPWLPEPLLTAPDVAEDVELADSVSMAMLLVLETLGPTERAVFVLREVFGLDYDEIAAAVDKTPAAVRQIAHRARNHVAARRPRGTVTPAESKGALEAFRRAVETGDLQGLLDMIAPDVVLLTDGGGVVQAAVTPIVGARRVVEVLARISGLAELRPAQVNGHPAVFVRIAGEVDSVLAVRIDDGLISGIYAVRNPEKLSRVAREAAVGR from the coding sequence ATGGACTCTGCCACCGAGGCGTTCGTCGCCCACCGCAAGCTGTTGTTCACGGTCGCCTACGAGATGCTCGGCTCGGCCGCCGACGCCGAGGACGTGCTCCAGGAGGTCTGGCTGCGCTGGACGGGAGTGGACTTCGAGGAGGTGCGCGATCCGCGCGCGTTCCTGGTGCGGATCACCACCCGGCAGGCGCTGACCCGGCTGCGGACGCTGCGCCGCCGCAAGGAGTCCTACGTCGGACCGTGGCTGCCCGAGCCACTGCTCACCGCGCCCGACGTGGCCGAGGACGTCGAGCTCGCCGACAGCGTCTCCATGGCGATGCTGCTGGTCCTGGAGACGCTCGGACCCACCGAGCGGGCGGTGTTCGTGCTGCGCGAGGTCTTCGGCCTGGACTACGACGAGATCGCGGCCGCCGTCGACAAGACCCCGGCCGCCGTCCGGCAGATCGCCCACCGCGCGCGCAACCACGTCGCGGCCCGCCGCCCGCGCGGCACCGTGACCCCGGCCGAGAGCAAGGGCGCCCTGGAGGCGTTCCGGCGGGCGGTCGAGACCGGCGATCTGCAAGGGCTGCTCGACATGATCGCCCCGGACGTCGTGCTGCTCACCGACGGCGGCGGCGTCGTCCAGGCCGCTGTCACGCCCATCGTCGGCGCCCGGCGCGTGGTCGAGGTCCTCGCCCGCATCTCCGGGCTCGCGGAGCTCAGGCCCGCGCAGGTCAACGGCCATCCCGCGGTGTTCGTACGGATCGCGGGCGAGGTCGACAGCGTGCTGGCCGTGCGGATCGACGACGGCCTCATCAGCGGCATCTACGCCGTCCGCAACCCCGAGAAGCTGTCCCGCGTCGCGCGGGAGGCCGCCGTCGGCCGCTGA
- a CDS encoding adenosine deaminase: MSLAPLARIPKAELHLHIEGTLEPELAFELAARNGITLPYADTEALRTAYLFADLQSFLDLYYGLMAVLITEDDFEALADAYLARAAEQGVRHAEIFFDPQAHMARGVSMGTVVEGLSRALARSEERHGVTTKLILCFLRDQSAESAMETLEAAKPYLDRIVGVGLDSAEVGNPASTFREVYEAAGALGLRKVAHAGEEGDPSYVWEALDILGVERVDHGLRSLEDPELVARLVRDRIPLTLCPLSNVRLRAIDVLEDHPLVKMMDAGLVCTVNSDDPAYFGGYVGDTFHAVHEALALDHERLRTLARNSFVASFLDGSAEEEALRARYLAEVEAYELDDISG; the protein is encoded by the coding sequence ATGTCCCTCGCACCACTCGCTCGCATCCCCAAGGCCGAGCTGCACCTGCACATCGAAGGCACCCTCGAACCCGAGCTGGCCTTCGAGCTCGCCGCCCGCAACGGCATCACGCTGCCCTACGCCGACACCGAGGCGCTCCGCACGGCGTACCTCTTCGCCGACCTCCAGTCGTTCCTCGATCTCTACTACGGCCTGATGGCCGTCCTGATCACCGAGGACGACTTCGAGGCGCTCGCCGACGCCTACCTGGCGCGCGCCGCCGAGCAGGGCGTGCGGCACGCGGAGATCTTCTTCGACCCGCAGGCGCACATGGCGCGCGGTGTCTCGATGGGGACCGTCGTCGAGGGGCTCTCGCGGGCGCTCGCGCGCAGCGAGGAGCGGCACGGGGTCACCACCAAGCTCATCCTGTGCTTCCTGCGCGACCAGTCCGCCGAGTCGGCGATGGAGACCCTGGAGGCCGCGAAGCCGTACCTCGACCGGATCGTCGGCGTCGGCCTGGACTCCGCCGAGGTCGGCAACCCCGCCTCCACGTTCCGCGAGGTGTACGAGGCCGCGGGCGCGCTCGGCCTGCGCAAGGTCGCGCACGCGGGCGAGGAGGGCGACCCGTCGTACGTGTGGGAGGCCCTGGACATCCTCGGCGTCGAGCGCGTCGACCACGGGCTGCGCTCCCTGGAGGACCCGGAGCTCGTCGCCCGTCTCGTACGGGACCGGATCCCGCTGACGCTCTGCCCGCTGTCGAACGTGCGGCTGCGGGCCATCGACGTCCTGGAGGACCACCCGCTGGTCAAGATGATGGACGCGGGCCTCGTGTGCACCGTGAACTCCGACGACCCCGCCTACTTCGGCGGCTATGTCGGCGACACCTTCCACGCGGTGCACGAGGCCCTCGCCCTCGACCACGAACGGCTGCGGACGCTGGCCCGCAACTCGTTCGTGGCGTCGTTCCTCGACGGCAGCGCCGAGGAGGAGGCGCTGCGGGCGCGCTACCTCGCCGAGGTCGAGGCGTACGAGCTGGACGACATCTCGGGCTGA
- a CDS encoding S41 family peptidase, whose product MTTPAYLRFPHPHGESVVFTAEDDVWAAPLDGGRAWRVSADNLPVSHPRIAPDGATVAWTSRRDGAPEVYVAPVDGGFAKRLTYWGSWTTAVRGWTPDGRVLAVSAHGQASSRRSWARAVPLDGGPAETLPYGPVGGVAYGPESQVLLLSAPMGREAAWWKRYRGGTAGKLWIDPEGGGDFVRLHADLDGNIECPMWVGERVAFLSDHEGVGALYSSLPDGSQLRRHSALDGFYARQAATDGDRVVYASAGELWVVDALGEDAQPRRIDVRLGGQRADLQPRPVDAARWFGAASPDHTGRGSAVAVRGAVHWVTHRSGPARALAAEQGVRARLPHTFRVDGEEHVVWVTDAEGDDALEFAPATGAAAGATPRRLGAGRFGRILGLAVAPDGGRVAVAAHDGRILLVERESGDVRAVDRSEDGHATGLVFSPDSGWLAWSHPGPHGLRQLKLANASDLAVTEATPLRFRDYAPAFTLDGKHLAFLSARSFDPVYDEHAFDLAFVSGARPYLITLAATTPSPFGPQRHGRPFDAPDAPGAETPDSEGAPVTRVDLEGLGDRIVAFPVEAARYSTLRTAKDGVLWLRHPVRGVLGDSRAGLTDPEPKTRLERYDLAQRRIEELGSDADHFEVTGDGKRVLLWTGEVLKVVPSDRRPAHDDDSDTNITVDLGRISQSVDPAAEWRQMYEETGRLMRDNFWRADMNGVDWDGVLDRYRPVLDRVATHDDLVDLLWEVQGELGTSHAYVVPRGSGNSAARRQGLLGADISRQEDESWRIDRVLPSETSDPRARSPLAAPGVAVRAGDTIVAVGGRPVDPVAGPAPLLVGTAGKPVELTVSPAGGGDPRHVVVVPVDDEEPLRYHAWVADRRAYVHERSGGRLGYLHVPDMQAPGWAQIHRDLSVEVARDGLIVDVRENRGGHTSQLVVEKLARRVVGWDLPRGSRPFSYPMDAPRGPVVAVANEFSGSDGDIVNAAIKALGIGPVVGVRTWGGVIGIDSRYRLVDGTLVTQPKYATWMEGYGWGLENHGVDPDVEVVATPQDAVAGRDPQLDEAVRIALAALAENPAKTAPTAL is encoded by the coding sequence GTGACGACTCCTGCGTACCTCCGATTCCCGCATCCGCACGGCGAGTCGGTGGTCTTCACCGCCGAGGACGACGTGTGGGCCGCACCCCTCGACGGCGGCCGTGCCTGGCGGGTCAGCGCCGACAACCTGCCCGTGAGCCATCCTCGGATCGCACCCGACGGCGCCACCGTCGCCTGGACGTCGCGGCGCGACGGCGCCCCCGAGGTGTACGTCGCCCCGGTCGACGGCGGCTTCGCCAAGCGCCTGACGTACTGGGGGAGTTGGACCACCGCCGTGCGCGGCTGGACGCCCGACGGGCGGGTCCTCGCCGTCAGCGCGCACGGGCAGGCCTCCTCGCGCCGCAGCTGGGCGCGGGCGGTGCCGCTGGACGGCGGACCCGCCGAGACACTGCCGTACGGGCCCGTGGGCGGCGTTGCGTACGGCCCCGAGTCCCAGGTGCTGCTGCTGTCCGCGCCGATGGGCCGCGAGGCCGCCTGGTGGAAGCGGTACCGGGGCGGCACCGCGGGCAAGCTGTGGATCGACCCGGAGGGCGGCGGCGACTTCGTACGGCTGCACGCGGACCTCGACGGGAACATCGAGTGCCCGATGTGGGTGGGCGAGCGCGTCGCGTTCCTCTCCGACCACGAGGGCGTCGGGGCGCTCTACTCGTCCCTGCCCGACGGGTCGCAGCTGCGCAGGCACTCGGCCCTTGACGGGTTCTACGCCCGGCAGGCCGCCACCGACGGCGACCGGGTCGTGTACGCGAGCGCCGGTGAACTGTGGGTCGTCGACGCCCTGGGCGAGGACGCGCAGCCGCGGCGGATCGACGTGCGGCTCGGCGGACAGCGGGCCGATCTCCAGCCGCGCCCGGTGGACGCCGCCCGCTGGTTCGGGGCCGCGTCGCCCGACCACACCGGACGCGGCAGCGCCGTCGCCGTGCGCGGCGCCGTGCACTGGGTGACGCACCGCTCCGGGCCCGCCCGCGCCCTCGCCGCCGAACAGGGCGTCCGCGCCCGGCTCCCGCACACCTTCCGCGTCGACGGCGAGGAACACGTGGTGTGGGTGACCGACGCCGAGGGCGACGACGCGCTGGAGTTCGCGCCCGCCACCGGCGCCGCCGCCGGCGCCACCCCGCGCCGGCTCGGCGCCGGACGGTTCGGCCGGATCCTCGGGCTGGCCGTCGCCCCGGACGGCGGCCGGGTCGCCGTCGCCGCGCACGACGGGCGGATCCTCCTGGTCGAGCGGGAGAGCGGGGACGTACGGGCCGTGGACCGCAGCGAGGACGGGCACGCGACGGGTCTCGTGTTCTCGCCGGACTCCGGCTGGCTCGCCTGGTCGCACCCCGGACCGCACGGGCTGCGCCAACTGAAGCTCGCCAACGCCTCCGACCTCGCCGTCACCGAGGCGACCCCGCTGCGGTTTCGGGACTACGCGCCCGCGTTCACCCTCGACGGCAAGCACCTGGCCTTCCTGTCGGCGCGCTCCTTCGACCCGGTCTACGACGAGCACGCCTTCGACCTGGCCTTCGTGAGCGGGGCGCGGCCGTATCTGATCACGCTGGCCGCGACGACCCCGTCGCCGTTCGGGCCGCAGCGGCACGGCCGCCCGTTCGACGCCCCGGACGCGCCCGGGGCGGAGACGCCCGACAGCGAGGGCGCGCCCGTCACCCGCGTCGACCTGGAAGGGCTCGGCGACCGCATCGTGGCGTTCCCCGTCGAGGCCGCCCGCTACTCGACGCTGCGTACCGCCAAGGACGGCGTGCTGTGGCTGCGGCACCCGGTGCGCGGCGTCCTCGGCGACTCCCGGGCCGGACTCACGGACCCCGAGCCGAAGACCCGGCTCGAACGCTACGACCTGGCCCAGCGGCGCATCGAGGAACTCGGCTCCGACGCCGACCACTTCGAGGTCACCGGCGACGGCAAGCGCGTCCTGCTGTGGACGGGCGAGGTCCTGAAGGTCGTGCCCAGCGACCGGCGCCCCGCGCACGACGACGACTCCGACACCAACATCACCGTCGACCTCGGCCGGATCAGCCAGAGCGTCGACCCGGCCGCGGAGTGGCGGCAGATGTACGAGGAGACGGGCCGCCTGATGCGCGACAACTTCTGGCGCGCGGACATGAACGGCGTCGACTGGGACGGCGTCCTCGACCGCTACCGTCCCGTCCTCGACCGGGTCGCCACGCACGACGACCTCGTGGACCTCCTCTGGGAGGTGCAGGGCGAACTGGGCACCTCGCACGCCTACGTCGTGCCGCGCGGCTCGGGGAACTCCGCCGCCCGCCGCCAGGGGCTGCTCGGGGCCGACATCTCCCGTCAGGAGGACGAGAGTTGGCGGATCGACCGGGTGCTGCCCTCCGAGACGTCCGACCCGCGGGCCAGATCGCCGCTGGCCGCGCCGGGCGTCGCCGTGCGCGCCGGAGACACGATCGTGGCGGTGGGCGGGCGGCCCGTCGACCCGGTGGCCGGGCCCGCGCCGCTGCTCGTCGGCACCGCCGGCAAACCGGTCGAGCTGACCGTGTCACCGGCCGGCGGCGGCGATCCGCGGCACGTCGTCGTGGTGCCGGTCGACGACGAGGAGCCGCTGCGCTACCACGCGTGGGTCGCCGACCGGCGGGCGTACGTCCACGAGCGGTCCGGCGGGCGGCTCGGCTATCTGCACGTACCGGACATGCAGGCGCCCGGGTGGGCGCAGATCCACCGCGATCTGAGCGTGGAGGTCGCGCGGGACGGACTGATCGTCGACGTACGGGAGAACCGCGGCGGCCACACGTCGCAGCTCGTCGTGGAGAAGCTGGCGCGCCGTGTCGTGGGCTGGGACCTGCCACGCGGCAGCCGCCCGTTCTCGTACCCGATGGACGCGCCGCGCGGTCCGGTGGTCGCCGTCGCCAACGAGTTCTCCGGGTCCGACGGCGACATCGTCAACGCGGCGATCAAGGCACTCGGCATCGGGCCCGTGGTCGGCGTACGGACCTGGGGCGGCGTCATCGGGATCGACAGCCGCTACCGGCTCGTGGACGGGACGCTGGTGACCCAGCCCAAGTACGCCACCTGGATGGAGGGGTACGGGTGGGGCCTGGAGAACCACGGGGTGGACCCGGACGTGGAGGTGGTGGCCACACCGCAGGACGCGGTGGCCGGGCGGGACCCGCAGCTGGACGAGGCGGTCAGGATCGCGCTGGCGGCCCTGGCGGAGAACCCGGCGAAGACCGCGCCCACGGCGCTGTGA
- a CDS encoding histidine triad nucleotide-binding protein: protein MPGEPQADCLFCKIVAGDVPATIVRETKTTVAFRDINPQAPTHVLVIPRVHHADAAALAAAEPEIAADVLREAGEVAKEEALDSYRIVFNTGSGAGQTVFHAHAHVLGGRGLQWPPG from the coding sequence GTGCCCGGAGAACCCCAGGCCGACTGCCTGTTCTGCAAGATCGTCGCCGGGGACGTGCCCGCGACGATCGTCCGGGAGACCAAGACCACCGTCGCGTTCCGGGACATCAACCCGCAGGCGCCGACCCACGTCCTGGTCATCCCGCGCGTCCACCACGCCGACGCCGCCGCCCTGGCCGCCGCCGAACCGGAGATCGCCGCCGACGTGCTGCGCGAGGCCGGCGAGGTCGCCAAGGAGGAGGCGCTGGACAGCTACCGGATCGTGTTCAACACCGGCAGCGGCGCCGGCCAGACCGTCTTCCACGCACACGCCCACGTCCTGGGCGGCCGCGGCCTCCAGTGGCCTCCCGGTTAA
- a CDS encoding VOC family protein, which translates to MELAQVRLLVSDFGACYRFYADVLGLKPQSGAERGPYEKFSPPGGSAGIALQDRAMMAEILGEVGEPATGHRSLVVLRVDDLDTYCAQVTERGGVLVHGPVPFTERMRVAHLKDPEGNLVELQEWLLLRG; encoded by the coding sequence ATGGAACTCGCCCAGGTGAGGCTGCTCGTCAGTGACTTCGGTGCCTGCTACCGGTTCTACGCGGATGTGCTCGGGCTCAAACCGCAGTCCGGTGCGGAGCGCGGGCCGTACGAGAAGTTCTCGCCACCCGGCGGATCCGCCGGGATCGCCCTCCAGGACCGGGCCATGATGGCCGAGATCCTGGGCGAGGTGGGGGAGCCCGCCACCGGCCACCGCTCGCTCGTGGTGCTGCGCGTCGACGATCTGGACACCTACTGCGCCCAGGTCACCGAGCGCGGCGGCGTCCTCGTGCACGGGCCCGTGCCGTTCACGGAGCGGATGCGCGTCGCCCACCTCAAGGATCCCGAGGGCAATCTCGTCGAGCTCCAGGAGTGGCTGCTGCTGCGCGGCTGA
- a CDS encoding MFS transporter, with product MSSRAPRPALPALIALFTAGYLAAYLLPTVVGRLAAGLHLSPTQAGLMGSALLLSSATAGLVLAARVERIGARRAARAGLLLAAVGYGTAALTATVPLVVAGAMIGGFGSGTATAVAATGIAAQKDPHRASTLGLLSVSALAGALYLTLPRISDGHGLPFAALAATALAVWPATSRLAGAATPDNRAAQAPRSPLPHARSGLVLAGTLVCWSMAQNSLWGVSSRIGTEQAGLSEVAVGSVFAVALGAGLLGVIGAGALGVRAGRALPIGVGTAAIACCIALSARADGLASFATGEIAWNTLYPVVLSYLLGLAASLDPRGRWAVLVGSASSLGTACGPLVGSSLSQAAGFPAMGTMLAVALLLLAVPLTAVTLHTGGRPLFAGAARRHSGAPVGAVVPPSGVPEMPVVEIEVPAVVAEALPDPVQGEFTTSTTAGPSGVQPEMSSSSYASTSAR from the coding sequence GTGTCTTCGCGCGCTCCCCGGCCCGCACTGCCCGCACTCATAGCCCTCTTCACGGCCGGCTATCTCGCTGCCTATCTGCTGCCCACGGTCGTCGGCCGACTCGCCGCCGGCCTGCACCTCTCGCCCACCCAGGCCGGTCTCATGGGCAGCGCCCTGCTGCTGAGCTCGGCCACCGCGGGCCTGGTGCTCGCCGCCCGCGTGGAACGCATCGGCGCCCGTCGCGCCGCCCGCGCCGGACTCCTCCTCGCCGCCGTCGGCTACGGCACCGCGGCGCTGACCGCCACCGTCCCGCTGGTCGTCGCGGGTGCGATGATCGGCGGCTTCGGCTCGGGCACGGCGACCGCCGTCGCCGCGACCGGGATCGCCGCGCAGAAAGATCCGCACCGGGCGTCCACGCTCGGCCTGCTGAGCGTCTCCGCCCTCGCGGGCGCCCTGTATCTGACCCTCCCGCGGATCAGCGACGGACACGGCCTGCCGTTCGCCGCGCTGGCCGCCACCGCGCTCGCCGTATGGCCGGCGACGAGCCGCCTCGCGGGCGCCGCCACGCCGGACAACCGCGCCGCGCAGGCCCCCAGGTCCCCGCTCCCCCACGCCCGTTCGGGACTGGTCCTGGCCGGCACCCTGGTCTGCTGGTCGATGGCGCAGAACTCCCTGTGGGGCGTCAGCAGCCGGATCGGCACCGAGCAGGCGGGCCTGAGCGAGGTCGCCGTCGGCAGTGTCTTCGCGGTGGCGCTCGGCGCCGGGCTGCTCGGCGTGATCGGCGCGGGTGCGCTCGGCGTGCGGGCCGGCCGCGCGCTGCCGATCGGCGTGGGCACGGCGGCGATCGCCTGCTGCATCGCGCTGAGCGCCCGCGCGGACGGCCTCGCGTCCTTCGCCACCGGCGAGATCGCCTGGAACACCCTCTACCCGGTGGTGCTCTCGTACCTGTTGGGCCTGGCCGCCTCGCTCGACCCGCGCGGCCGCTGGGCGGTCCTGGTCGGCTCGGCGTCGTCGCTCGGCACGGCGTGCGGGCCCCTGGTGGGCAGCTCGCTGTCGCAGGCGGCCGGCTTCCCCGCGATGGGCACGATGCTCGCCGTGGCGCTGCTCCTGCTGGCGGTGCCGCTGACCGCGGTCACCCTGCACACCGGTGGCCGCCCGCTGTTCGCGGGTGCGGCCAGGCGGCACAGCGGCGCCCCGGTCGGCGCGGTCGTCCCGCCGTCGGGCGTGCCCGAGATGCCGGTGGTGGAGATCGAGGTGCCCGCCGTCGTCGCGGAGGCCCTGCCGGATCCGGTGCAGGGCGAGTTCACGACGTCCACGACGGCGGGCCCGTCAGGAGTTCAGCCCGAGATGTCGTCCAGCTCGTACGCCTCGACCTCGGCGAGGTAG
- a CDS encoding nitronate monooxygenase produces the protein MSSALTDLCHYPIVQAPMAGGASCPVLVAAVGEAGGLGFLAAGYKTADGMYQEIKQVRGLTNRPFGVNLFMPQPDCADPAAVDVYRHQLAGEATWYQTALGDPDSGRDDGYDAKLAILLDDPVPLVTFTFGCPTREVVQALQRVGTRSAVTVTTVDEARAAQHVGADAVCVQGIEAGGHQGTHRDNPEADGSGVGLLSLVGQVREAVQLPIIAAGGIMRGSQIAAVLAAGADLAQLGTAFLVTPESGAPTLHKRAMTDPLFTRTELTRAFSGRPARGLVNRFLREHGPYAPAAYPQIHHMTSPLRKAAAKAGDPQGMALWAGQGHRFARELPAGQLVEVLAAELDAAKAALGQRGAE, from the coding sequence ATGTCCTCCGCACTGACCGATCTCTGTCACTATCCGATCGTGCAGGCCCCCATGGCGGGCGGCGCCTCCTGTCCCGTGCTCGTGGCCGCCGTCGGCGAGGCGGGCGGGCTCGGGTTCCTCGCCGCCGGGTACAAGACGGCCGACGGCATGTACCAGGAGATCAAACAGGTGCGGGGGCTGACGAACCGTCCCTTCGGCGTCAACCTCTTCATGCCGCAGCCCGACTGTGCCGATCCGGCCGCCGTCGACGTCTACCGCCACCAGCTCGCCGGTGAGGCCACCTGGTACCAGACCGCGCTCGGCGACCCCGACAGCGGCCGCGACGACGGCTACGACGCCAAGCTGGCCATCCTGCTCGACGACCCGGTGCCGCTGGTCACCTTCACGTTCGGCTGCCCCACCCGCGAGGTCGTGCAGGCGCTGCAACGCGTCGGCACCCGCAGCGCCGTCACCGTCACGACGGTCGACGAGGCGCGGGCCGCGCAGCACGTGGGCGCCGACGCCGTGTGCGTCCAGGGCATCGAGGCCGGCGGCCACCAGGGCACCCACCGCGACAACCCCGAGGCCGACGGCAGCGGCGTCGGACTGCTGTCGCTGGTCGGCCAGGTGCGGGAGGCCGTACAGCTGCCGATCATCGCCGCCGGCGGCATCATGCGGGGCTCGCAGATCGCCGCGGTGCTCGCCGCCGGCGCCGATCTCGCGCAGCTCGGCACCGCGTTCCTGGTCACCCCGGAGTCCGGGGCGCCCACGCTGCACAAGCGGGCCATGACCGATCCGCTGTTCACCAGGACCGAACTGACCCGGGCGTTCTCCGGGCGGCCCGCGCGCGGGCTCGTCAACCGGTTCCTGCGCGAGCACGGACCGTACGCGCCCGCCGCGTACCCGCAGATCCACCACATGACGTCACCGCTGCGCAAGGCCGCCGCCAAGGCCGGTGACCCGCAGGGCATGGCGCTGTGGGCGGGGCAGGGGCACCGGTTCGCGCGGGAGCTGCCCGCCGGGCAGCTCGTGGAGGTCCTCGCCGCCGAACTCGACGCCGCCAAGGCCGCGTTGGGGCAGCGGGGTGCCGAGTGA
- a CDS encoding 16S rRNA (uracil(1498)-N(3))-methyltransferase, which produces MTAPVFVVEGAVPGDGAYVLDGPEGRHAVSVKRLRAGEAVVLTDGLGAWCDGVVTGSEGKDRLLLDVGPARVEDEEQPRITVVQALPKGDRGELAVETMTETGVDAIVPWAASRCITQWRGERGLKALGKWRATAREAGKQSRRVRFPVVADAASTKEVAKLLAAADFAAVLHEDRDAPSGALASAELPTSGEIVLVVGPEGGVSPEELAVFEEAGALPFRLGRSVLRTSTAGTAAVALLLGRTGRWG; this is translated from the coding sequence GTGACGGCGCCGGTGTTCGTCGTCGAGGGCGCGGTCCCCGGCGACGGTGCGTATGTGCTCGACGGGCCCGAGGGACGTCACGCCGTCTCCGTGAAGCGGCTGCGGGCGGGCGAGGCCGTGGTCCTCACCGATGGGCTCGGGGCGTGGTGCGACGGTGTCGTCACCGGGAGCGAGGGCAAGGACCGGCTGCTCCTCGACGTCGGCCCGGCGCGGGTCGAGGACGAGGAGCAGCCGCGGATCACCGTCGTCCAGGCGCTGCCCAAGGGCGACCGGGGTGAGCTCGCCGTCGAGACGATGACCGAGACCGGCGTCGACGCGATCGTGCCGTGGGCCGCGTCCCGCTGCATCACGCAGTGGCGGGGTGAGCGCGGGCTCAAGGCGCTCGGGAAGTGGCGGGCCACCGCGCGGGAGGCCGGGAAGCAGTCGCGGCGCGTGCGGTTCCCCGTGGTGGCGGACGCCGCGTCGACGAAGGAGGTCGCCAAGCTGCTCGCGGCCGCCGACTTCGCGGCCGTGCTGCACGAGGACCGGGACGCTCCCAGCGGCGCCCTCGCCTCGGCCGAACTGCCCACGAGCGGCGAGATCGTACTCGTCGTCGGGCCCGAGGGCGGGGTGTCGCCGGAGGAGCTCGCCGTGTTCGAGGAGGCCGGAGCGCTGCCGTTCCGGCTCGGCCGCAGCGTGCTGCGCACGTCCACCGCGGGAACGGCGGCGGTGGCGCTGCTGCTGGGACGCACGGGACGCTGGGGCTGA
- a CDS encoding ribonuclease Z gives MSVREFVVLGTASQVPTRHRNHNGYLLRWDAEGILFDPGEGTQRQMLRAGVAAHDIDRICVTHFHGDHSLGLAGVIQRINLDRVPHPVTAHFPASGQRFFDRLRYSTAYHETVGITEEPVSGEGAVLADTPAYRLEARRLSHPVESYGYRLVEPDGRRILPERLAAHGIAGPDVGRLQREGSLGAVTLDDVSEVRRGQRVAFVMDTRLCEGAEALAEGCDLLVIESTFLDEDRRLAADHGHLTAGQAARVARDAGVRHLVLTHFSQRYSDPQEFERQARAAGFDGELTVARDLDRVPVPKRG, from the coding sequence GTGTCCGTACGGGAGTTCGTCGTCCTCGGCACCGCGAGCCAGGTGCCGACGCGGCACCGCAACCACAACGGCTATCTGCTGCGCTGGGACGCCGAGGGCATCCTCTTCGACCCCGGCGAGGGAACCCAGCGGCAGATGCTGCGCGCGGGTGTCGCCGCGCACGACATCGACCGGATCTGCGTCACCCACTTCCACGGCGACCACTCCCTCGGTCTCGCGGGCGTCATCCAGCGCATCAATCTGGACCGGGTGCCGCACCCGGTGACCGCCCACTTCCCGGCCTCCGGGCAGCGGTTCTTCGACCGGCTGCGGTACTCCACCGCGTACCACGAGACCGTCGGCATCACCGAGGAGCCGGTCAGCGGTGAGGGCGCGGTGCTCGCCGACACCCCCGCGTACCGGCTGGAGGCGCGCAGGCTGTCGCACCCCGTCGAGTCGTACGGCTACCGGCTCGTGGAGCCCGACGGGCGGCGGATCCTGCCCGAGCGGCTCGCCGCGCACGGCATCGCCGGACCCGACGTGGGGCGGCTCCAGCGCGAGGGAAGCCTCGGCGCGGTCACGCTCGACGACGTGAGCGAGGTGCGGCGCGGCCAGCGGGTCGCCTTCGTCATGGACACCCGGCTGTGCGAGGGCGCGGAGGCGCTCGCCGAGGGGTGCGATCTGCTCGTCATCGAGTCGACCTTCCTCGACGAGGACCGCCGACTCGCCGCCGACCACGGTCACCTGACCGCCGGGCAGGCGGCCCGCGTCGCCCGGGACGCGGGCGTGCGGCATCTCGTCCTCACGCACTTCAGCCAGCGCTACAGCGATCCGCAGGAGTTCGAGCGGCAGGCCCGCGCCGCCGGGTTCGACGGCGAGCTGACCGTCGCCCGCGACCTCGACCGGGTGCCCGTGCCGAAGCGTGGGTGA